In Amycolatopsis jiangsuensis, the following proteins share a genomic window:
- a CDS encoding FAD binding domain-containing protein: MPVLLFQPQDYQFPSTVEDLLGILDRDGDKARIIAGGTTIHELAYRKGMGDVRTLVDVTRLPWGRIAVEGDVLRIGATATFTELAAHVRATAPRRLAILTDAIAGIRPMQIRNVGTVGGSICSSLPFFDLPAAFAALGASVTTRRLGEQARTTPIEQFFWDFFLPDLRFGEVLTEVDLPVPPPGTGGSFQKFESNSVDWALISIGVQVRIEADRFTEVRIALGGGIGRKVVRAGTAEQALLGRPATAAEISEAARHVTADVRAFSDFRGSAEFRNHLLRTYLTRCLTQATRRAAR; the protein is encoded by the coding sequence GTGCCCGTACTGCTGTTCCAGCCTCAGGACTACCAGTTCCCGTCGACCGTGGAGGACCTGCTCGGCATTCTCGACCGCGACGGTGACAAGGCGCGGATCATCGCCGGGGGAACCACGATCCACGAACTCGCCTACCGCAAGGGAATGGGTGACGTGCGCACCCTCGTGGACGTGACGAGACTGCCGTGGGGGCGGATCGCCGTGGAGGGCGACGTGCTCCGCATCGGTGCCACGGCCACGTTCACCGAACTCGCCGCCCACGTCCGCGCCACCGCGCCACGCCGGCTCGCCATCCTCACCGACGCGATCGCGGGTATCCGCCCGATGCAGATCCGCAACGTCGGGACCGTCGGCGGCAGCATCTGTTCCAGCCTGCCCTTCTTCGACCTGCCGGCCGCGTTCGCCGCCCTCGGCGCCTCGGTGACCACGCGCCGGCTCGGCGAGCAGGCCCGTACCACGCCGATCGAGCAGTTCTTCTGGGACTTCTTCCTGCCCGACCTGCGCTTCGGGGAGGTACTGACCGAAGTGGACCTGCCGGTGCCGCCACCGGGCACCGGCGGATCGTTCCAGAAGTTCGAATCGAACTCCGTCGACTGGGCCCTGATCAGCATCGGCGTCCAGGTCCGGATCGAGGCGGACCGGTTCACCGAGGTCCGGATCGCGCTCGGCGGCGGCATCGGCCGCAAGGTCGTGCGGGCGGGCACCGCGGAGCAGGCGCTGCTCGGCCGTCCGGCGACCGCCGCGGAGATCAGCGAGGCCGCCCGTCACGTCACCGCGGACGTCCGGGCGTTCAGCGACTTCCGCGGCTCCGCCGAATTCCGCAACCACCTGCTCAGGACCTATCTCACCCGATGCCTCACGCAGGCGACCCGGAGGGCTGCCCGATGA
- a CDS encoding xanthine dehydrogenase family protein molybdopterin-binding subunit, whose amino-acid sequence MTETLPAPAGVPAEYRNIGRRVPKFDAVHKTTGHLKFVGDIQLPRMLEIKILRSPHPHARIRRIDTSKAVAIPGVKAIITHEDAPSHPYGREFALPPEYMPRDNFVIPDKARYVGDVVAAVAATTPDVAARAVAAIEVEYEKLPASLDPFAAIASGAPRIHDTVAWGEEVDHLDGNVLRTVSMGVGDVEQGFADADVVIENTFTVPKQQQSPMERRCIVVDPLPDGRLEVWCTTQSIHGLRHNLARALGIPYSRINVHQTFLGGAFGARLDMNVDEPIAALLALKSGLPVRLQLTREEDMMSTSRHPATVRLKTGAKRDGTLVAHEMEAHVDTGAYACSGEWVTKCMGGWFMSMYRVAHQRFTGHVIYTNTPPAAGFRGFGNPQANVPVESHMDLLADRLGIDPVEIRLRNYIREGDAYYAQGPNVVDYIKSCGVEQILTSGAKRIGWDRRAGFAGQGDRKIRKGIGLGRAFHTSGCGQANEVSDILEYAGSVVKINEDGTANLTTALIDMGTGNLMGHAQIVAEVLGLRAEDVLVSSTDTDSSPYDVVTHASRSTYVSGMVAKLAAEKVRDRLTELAGRILDADPGDIVLGGGRATVRGTGGAADASVSIEEIARTAQMRQWGTIMAEASERAVTTASHFTCKFVEVSVDTETGHVTVDRVVAGSDVGQVINPVLVEGQIHGGAAQAFGYALLEEIQVDRETGRTLNPDYLNYKIFTSRDACRDFDVFFADTYEDSGPFGAKGIGESANNDGASAIVNAVANAIGVHIKDLPLTPEKVLRALGKL is encoded by the coding sequence ATGACCGAAACGCTGCCGGCACCGGCCGGTGTCCCCGCCGAGTACCGCAACATCGGACGGCGGGTCCCGAAGTTCGACGCGGTGCACAAGACCACCGGGCACCTCAAGTTCGTGGGTGACATCCAGCTCCCCCGGATGCTGGAGATCAAGATCCTGCGCAGCCCCCATCCGCACGCGAGGATCCGGCGGATCGACACCTCGAAAGCCGTGGCGATCCCCGGGGTGAAAGCGATCATCACGCACGAGGACGCGCCGTCGCACCCGTACGGCCGGGAGTTCGCCCTTCCACCGGAGTACATGCCGCGGGACAACTTCGTCATCCCGGACAAGGCGAGGTACGTGGGCGACGTGGTGGCCGCGGTCGCCGCTACCACCCCGGACGTCGCGGCGCGAGCTGTCGCCGCCATCGAGGTGGAGTACGAGAAGCTGCCCGCGTCCCTCGATCCGTTCGCCGCGATCGCTTCGGGTGCGCCCCGGATCCACGACACCGTCGCCTGGGGCGAGGAGGTCGACCACCTCGACGGCAACGTGCTGCGCACCGTCTCGATGGGGGTGGGAGACGTCGAACAGGGCTTCGCCGACGCCGACGTCGTCATCGAGAACACTTTCACCGTCCCGAAACAGCAGCAGAGCCCGATGGAACGGCGCTGCATCGTGGTCGACCCGCTCCCCGACGGCCGGCTGGAGGTGTGGTGCACGACCCAGTCGATCCACGGGCTGCGCCACAACCTCGCGCGGGCACTGGGAATTCCCTACAGCCGCATCAACGTGCACCAGACCTTCCTCGGCGGCGCTTTCGGCGCCCGCCTCGACATGAACGTCGACGAGCCGATCGCGGCGCTGCTGGCGCTGAAGTCGGGGCTGCCCGTCCGGCTGCAGCTCACCCGTGAAGAGGACATGATGTCCACGAGCAGGCATCCGGCGACGGTCCGGCTCAAAACCGGCGCGAAGCGGGACGGGACGCTCGTCGCGCACGAGATGGAAGCCCACGTCGACACCGGGGCCTACGCCTGTTCGGGAGAATGGGTCACGAAGTGCATGGGCGGCTGGTTCATGTCGATGTACCGGGTGGCGCACCAGCGTTTCACCGGCCACGTCATCTACACCAACACCCCGCCTGCGGCCGGGTTCCGCGGTTTCGGCAACCCGCAGGCGAACGTTCCGGTCGAGTCCCACATGGACCTGCTCGCCGACCGGCTGGGCATCGACCCGGTGGAGATCCGGCTGCGCAACTACATCCGCGAAGGCGACGCCTACTACGCCCAGGGCCCCAACGTCGTCGACTACATCAAGAGCTGCGGGGTCGAGCAGATCCTCACCTCGGGCGCGAAACGGATCGGCTGGGACCGCCGGGCCGGGTTCGCCGGTCAAGGGGACCGCAAGATCCGCAAGGGCATCGGGCTCGGGCGGGCGTTCCACACCTCCGGCTGCGGGCAGGCGAACGAGGTCTCCGACATCCTCGAATACGCCGGCAGCGTGGTGAAGATCAACGAGGACGGGACCGCGAACCTGACGACCGCGCTCATCGACATGGGCACCGGGAACCTGATGGGACACGCGCAGATCGTGGCCGAGGTCCTCGGGCTGCGAGCCGAGGACGTGCTCGTCAGCAGCACCGACACCGACTCCTCCCCCTACGACGTCGTCACCCACGCCAGCCGGAGCACCTACGTCTCCGGCATGGTGGCCAAGCTCGCGGCGGAGAAGGTGCGCGACCGGCTCACCGAGCTGGCGGGCCGGATCCTCGACGCGGATCCCGGGGACATCGTGCTCGGCGGCGGCCGCGCCACGGTACGGGGCACCGGCGGTGCCGCGGACGCGTCCGTGTCGATCGAGGAGATCGCGCGGACCGCCCAGATGCGCCAGTGGGGCACGATCATGGCGGAGGCGAGCGAGCGGGCGGTGACGACGGCCTCCCACTTCACCTGCAAGTTCGTCGAGGTGTCGGTGGACACCGAGACCGGGCACGTCACCGTGGACCGGGTCGTCGCCGGCTCCGACGTGGGCCAGGTGATCAATCCGGTCCTGGTCGAGGGGCAGATCCACGGCGGGGCGGCGCAGGCCTTCGGCTACGCCCTGCTGGAGGAGATCCAGGTCGACCGCGAAACCGGGCGGACGCTGAACCCGGACTACCTGAACTACAAGATCTTCACCTCCCGGGACGCCTGCCGCGACTTCGACGTGTTCTTCGCCGACACCTACGAGGACAGCGGTCCCTTCGGGGCGAAGGGCATCGGTGAGTCCGCGAACAACGACGGCGCCAGCGCGATCGTCAACGCGGTCGCCAACGCGATCGGCGTGCACATCAAGGACCTGCCGCTGACCCCCGAGAAAGTCCTTCGCGCGCTGGGGAAGCTGTGA
- a CDS encoding (2Fe-2S)-binding protein, with protein sequence MTPPTGTDRILTLVVNGDPVTVAAGTYESLNTVLRDRLDLTGTKRGCDTGGCGTCTVQVDGQAVYSCMYPARRAEGRSVSTIEGVSRNGELHPVQQALVDGGGVQCGYCTPGVVMATLAIYAENPGATADDLAEELAGNLCRCTGYVKLIEALAAARSDVQGEQ encoded by the coding sequence ATGACCCCACCCACCGGCACCGACCGGATCCTCACCCTGGTCGTGAACGGAGACCCGGTCACCGTGGCGGCCGGCACCTACGAAAGCCTCAACACCGTGCTCCGCGACCGGCTCGACCTGACCGGAACCAAACGTGGCTGCGACACCGGCGGATGCGGCACCTGCACGGTGCAGGTCGACGGACAGGCGGTCTACTCCTGCATGTATCCCGCGCGGCGCGCGGAGGGCAGGTCGGTCAGCACGATCGAGGGGGTGTCCCGCAACGGCGAGCTCCATCCCGTGCAGCAGGCGCTGGTCGACGGCGGCGGAGTCCAGTGCGGCTACTGCACTCCCGGCGTCGTGATGGCCACCCTGGCGATCTACGCGGAGAACCCGGGCGCCACCGCCGACGATCTGGCCGAGGAACTCGCCGGAAACCTCTGCCGCTGCACCGGTTACGTCAAGTTGATCGAGGCGCTCGCCGCGGCCCGCTCCGATGTCCAGGGAGAGCAGTAA
- a CDS encoding LLM class flavin-dependent oxidoreductase, which produces MVEHPWPRFGVLFHGWATADREDSAVLGEACRSAVLADRLGFDVAWFTEQHAPMFGAISGRIAAPHLLIARLAGETEHIGLGTAVRLIVEQTPRQLAEEFVTLDLLTAGRAWYGIGAGRGDPALGAAGRARRRDTFRRRARELTEILRTGGEGHELGLRIRDLSARVLVASAGEQSIAFAARNGLGYFVGMFGGHRHPGLTRDFRDLGGRGPVRAARLVFVAEDDRTAHRAVADAAQYFWAHFTPPSPAWHERVRAWQGDWRTDDICAQLGWVVGGPATVARRLADYIGDCRLDALDVSFQVPGLPAERADRSMALFAQEVVPRVRAGLSSPARTGRDLTAAR; this is translated from the coding sequence GTGGTGGAACACCCGTGGCCGCGGTTCGGCGTGCTGTTCCACGGCTGGGCGACGGCGGACCGCGAGGACAGCGCGGTCCTCGGCGAGGCCTGCCGCTCGGCCGTCCTCGCCGACCGGCTGGGGTTCGACGTCGCGTGGTTCACCGAGCAGCACGCCCCGATGTTCGGCGCGATCTCCGGGCGCATCGCGGCGCCGCATCTGCTCATAGCACGGCTGGCGGGGGAAACCGAGCACATCGGGCTCGGGACCGCGGTCCGGTTGATCGTCGAACAGACGCCTCGGCAGCTCGCCGAGGAGTTCGTGACCCTGGACCTGCTGACGGCGGGACGTGCCTGGTACGGCATCGGCGCCGGCCGGGGTGATCCGGCGCTCGGCGCCGCCGGCCGGGCTCGTCGCCGGGACACGTTCCGGCGACGGGCACGCGAGCTGACCGAAATCCTTCGCACCGGCGGAGAAGGCCACGAGCTCGGTCTGCGGATCCGGGACCTGTCGGCGCGGGTGCTCGTGGCCTCGGCCGGCGAGCAGTCGATCGCGTTCGCGGCGAGAAACGGGCTCGGGTACTTCGTCGGGATGTTCGGCGGGCACCGTCATCCCGGGCTGACCCGAGACTTCCGCGACCTCGGCGGGCGAGGTCCCGTGCGGGCCGCGCGCCTGGTGTTCGTCGCGGAGGACGACCGGACCGCGCACCGGGCGGTAGCGGATGCCGCGCAGTACTTCTGGGCCCATTTCACGCCGCCTTCGCCCGCGTGGCACGAGCGCGTTCGCGCCTGGCAGGGCGACTGGCGGACGGACGACATCTGCGCCCAACTCGGCTGGGTCGTCGGCGGGCCCGCGACCGTCGCACGCAGGCTCGCCGACTACATCGGGGACTGCCGGCTCGACGCGCTCGACGTTTCCTTCCAGGTGCCCGGTCTTCCCGCGGAACGGGCGGACCGGTCGATGGCACTGTTCGCCCAGGAGGTGGTGCCCCGGGTGCGGGCCGGGTTGTCATCCCCGGCCCGCACCGGCCGCGACCTCACCGCTGCGAGGTGA
- a CDS encoding RidA family protein: MTSEHPYPAAFRSGDLVTVSGRLGVTGTGELAAGGFAAECVQAFANLDAALGSVGASRADVVKVVAYLTDISDRAGLNRVYEEFFAEPRPARSCVGAAALPYGGVVEVEAIARVRDV; this comes from the coding sequence GTGACCAGCGAACATCCTTATCCCGCCGCGTTTCGCAGTGGTGATCTCGTGACCGTGTCCGGGCGGCTCGGTGTGACGGGGACGGGCGAACTGGCGGCGGGCGGGTTCGCCGCCGAATGCGTCCAGGCGTTCGCGAACCTCGACGCCGCACTGGGTTCGGTGGGGGCGAGCCGGGCCGATGTGGTGAAGGTCGTTGCGTACCTGACCGACATCTCGGACCGGGCCGGCCTCAACCGGGTCTACGAGGAGTTCTTCGCCGAGCCCCGGCCGGCTCGCAGCTGCGTCGGCGCGGCTGCGCTGCCCTACGGCGGTGTCGTCGAGGTCGAGGCCATCGCCCGGGTGCGCGATGTCTGA
- a CDS encoding pyridoxal-phosphate dependent enzyme: MTPPVTLDDIRDAAARLAGVAHRTPVVRSRTLDSLVGAEVLLKCENFQRIGAFKFRGAYNAASRLSPDQLAKGIAAYSSGNHAQAVALAARELGSSAVILVPEDAPKSKVDATKGYGAEIVTYDRYTGDRVALGEALAAERGLALIPPYEHPHVIAGQGTAALELLEEAGSLDSLVVPVGGGGLIAGSATAAKALRPGIRVVGVEPAEGDDTKRSLEAGERVEIPVPRTIADGQASSTPGELTFSINRDLVDDIALVSDGTVREAMRFAFERLKLVLEPSGATGLAALLSGQVPASGRIGVIISGGNVSPERFAELITSQR; this comes from the coding sequence ATGACCCCGCCTGTGACCCTCGACGACATCCGCGACGCCGCCGCCCGCCTGGCCGGGGTCGCCCACCGGACCCCCGTCGTGCGTTCCCGCACCCTCGACTCTCTCGTCGGCGCCGAAGTCCTGCTGAAGTGTGAGAACTTCCAGCGCATCGGGGCCTTCAAGTTCCGCGGCGCCTACAACGCGGCCTCCCGGCTGTCCCCGGACCAGCTGGCCAAGGGCATCGCCGCCTATTCGTCGGGCAACCACGCCCAGGCCGTCGCGCTCGCCGCGCGCGAACTCGGCAGCAGCGCGGTCATCCTCGTCCCGGAGGACGCGCCGAAGTCCAAAGTGGACGCCACGAAGGGGTACGGCGCCGAGATCGTCACCTACGACCGCTACACCGGCGACCGGGTGGCACTCGGCGAGGCGCTGGCCGCCGAGCGGGGTCTGGCGCTGATCCCGCCCTACGAACACCCGCACGTGATCGCCGGACAGGGCACGGCCGCGCTGGAACTGCTCGAAGAGGCCGGTTCGCTGGACAGTCTGGTCGTCCCGGTCGGCGGCGGCGGTCTCATCGCGGGCAGCGCGACGGCGGCGAAGGCGCTGCGGCCCGGTATCCGGGTCGTCGGCGTGGAACCGGCGGAGGGCGACGACACCAAGCGCTCGCTCGAAGCCGGCGAGCGCGTCGAGATCCCGGTGCCCAGGACCATCGCCGACGGCCAGGCCTCCTCGACCCCTGGCGAGCTGACCTTCTCGATCAACCGGGACCTCGTCGACGACATCGCGTTGGTCTCCGACGGCACCGTGCGCGAGGCGATGCGGTTCGCCTTCGAGCGCCTCAAGCTCGTCCTCGAGCCGAGCGGCGCGACCGGTCTGGCCGCGCTGCTCAGCGGACAGGTACCCGCGTCCGGGCGGATCGGGGTCATCATCAGCGGCGGCAACGTCAGCCCGGAACGCTTCGCGGAACTGATCACCTCGCAGCGGTGA
- a CDS encoding helix-turn-helix transcriptional regulator translates to MSERDAILAALAPVAEGMAATLGSFCEVVVHDFRRPDRSVVAIAGSVTERSVGGSMSEIGMGLLARGDEAEDQLNYVTRTASGKLVKSSTMLVRDSGGAVFGALCVNLDVTALGQLRTLVGELADVGTVEETPTTTFGDDVDAVVDAIVDEHQLRLNKPWAALGRDERLELFRSLHRRGVFAVRRAVPQVAARIGISRASAYSYLAEIRDQGAS, encoded by the coding sequence ATGTCTGAGCGGGACGCGATTCTCGCCGCGCTCGCCCCGGTGGCCGAAGGCATGGCGGCGACGTTGGGTTCGTTCTGCGAGGTGGTCGTGCACGACTTCCGCCGTCCGGACAGGTCGGTGGTGGCCATCGCCGGGTCGGTCACCGAACGCAGCGTCGGCGGGTCGATGAGCGAGATCGGCATGGGTCTGCTGGCGCGCGGGGACGAGGCGGAGGACCAGCTCAACTACGTCACCCGCACGGCGTCGGGGAAGCTGGTGAAGTCCTCGACGATGCTGGTGCGCGACAGCGGCGGGGCGGTGTTCGGCGCGTTGTGCGTGAACCTCGACGTGACCGCGCTCGGGCAGCTGCGGACCCTGGTCGGCGAGCTCGCCGACGTCGGGACCGTCGAGGAAACGCCGACCACGACGTTCGGGGACGATGTCGACGCCGTGGTCGACGCGATCGTGGACGAACACCAGCTGCGGCTGAACAAGCCGTGGGCGGCGCTGGGCCGCGACGAACGCCTCGAGTTGTTCCGCAGCCTGCATCGGCGTGGTGTCTTCGCCGTCCGCCGGGCGGTGCCCCAGGTCGCCGCCCGGATCGGGATCTCCCGCGCGTCCGCCTACAGCTATCTCGCCGAAATCCGTGACCAAGGAGCATCATGA